A stretch of DNA from Bacteroidales bacterium:
ATACCGCCTGTATTTGGTCCCGAATCTCCTTCTCCGATTTTTTTATAGTCTTTGGCAGAGGGCAGAATCTTATAATTTACTCCGTCGGTAATAACAAAAACCGACAATTCTATTCCTTTTAAAAACTCTTCAATCACCACCTTTTCGCTTGCTTTTCCAAATTTAGAGCCAACCAGCATTTCTTTCAGTTCTTCTTTGGTATGTTCTTTTTTATCAAGTATAACAACTCCTTTTCCGGCAGCCAATCCGTCAGCTTTTAGAACATAAGGCGGGCTTAATTGGCTGATAAAATCAAATGCATTTTCAATATTATCTTTTGTGAAAGTCCTGTATGCCGCGGTAGGGATATTGTATTTTTGCATAAATACTTTTGCAAAATCTTTACTGCCTTCCAGTATTGCACCATCTTTACAAGGCCCTATTACCGGGATATTTTTTAAATTGTTATCTACAAGAAAATAATCATGAATGCCACATACCAGAGGATCTTCAGGGCCAACCAACACCATGTTGATATTATTTGCGACAACAAAATCCCTGATTTTTTCGAAATCAAGCGGTGAAATATTTATGTTCTTGCCATGCAGTTGCGTCCCTGCATTTCCGGGGGCAATAAACATTTTATTTACCAGCGGGCTTTGTGAAAGTTTCCACGCAAAGGTATGTTCACGCCCTCCTGAACCTAATATCAGAATATTCATGAAATCAAATTTAATTTCCTCATCAAAAGTAAAACAAATTTTTGAGCAAAGTTATTGTTGGGGCTACTGCGACTTAGACCTGCTTTTTTTGTTTCATAAAAAACTCTTTTAGCGCAGCAATAGCTCTGTATCTGTGGCTGATACGGTTCTTTTCTTCAGGCAGCATTTCGGCAAATGTTTTTTCGTGGTCATCAGGAACAAAAACGGGGTCATATCCAAAACCCTGAACACCCCTACGCTCTTGCAATATGTTGCCGCAAATTTTTCCTTCAAACAGGTATTCCCTGCCATCCATAATCAATGAGACAACTGTTTTAAAACAAGCCCTTCTATTAGAGCAATCTTTCATTTCTTTCAGCAGCTTTTCAATATTATCATCGAAATTGCAGCCCTCGCCGGCATAACGTGCTGAATAAACTCCCGGTGCTCCGTTTAAACATTCTACCTCTAAGCCCGTATCATCAGCAAAACAAGTAGTTTGGAATTTTTCATAAATAAACCGTGCTTTCTGGAGTGCATTTCCTTCAAGGGTTTCTGCTGTTTCCGGAATCTCACCAGCAAAACCTATGTCCAGAAGCGAAACAATATTGATACCCGGAGTGTTTAAAATATTCTGTATTTCATCAAGTTTATGCCTGTTATTTGTGGCAAAAACCAATTTCATAACACCCGATTGCTGTTTTTTATTCTGACCATAAATCATAGCCATACCAAGTTCCGGTAGCATAATCGCCATCATCAGCCACGAAAATAAGGCCGTTGGCAAAAGACAAAGAAAAGCCGTAATTGCCATTGCTGATTTCGACAGTTTTTATTTTTTTACCTTTCAGGTCATAAACAAATATCATTTTATAGTCGGTGTTCCAGGTGTAAATGTGTTTTTTATCAACTGCAACACAACTGCTGCCTGAAATAAATTCCTTGCCTGAGTCAAGCCCGGTGATTGT
This window harbors:
- the purD gene encoding phosphoribosylamine--glycine ligase codes for the protein MNILILGSGGREHTFAWKLSQSPLVNKMFIAPGNAGTQLHGKNINISPLDFEKIRDFVVANNINMVLVGPEDPLVCGIHDYFLVDNNLKNIPVIGPCKDGAILEGSKDFAKVFMQKYNIPTAAYRTFTKDNIENAFDFISQLSPPYVLKADGLAAGKGVVILDKKEHTKEELKEMLVGSKFGKASEKVVIEEFLKGIELSVFVITDGVNYKILPSAKDYKKIGEGDSGPNTGGMGTVSGVPFADKTFMEKVETRIIIPTLRGLQHENICYKGFIFFGLMNVSGDPYVIEYNVRMGDPETESVLPRIKNDFAEILSAVANNQLDKITIENDERFAATIMLVSRGYPGSYEKGKVITGLEKVNQSIIFHAGTKTEKNQCMTNGGRVLGITSYGNTLMEALNNSYQSADLIDFEGKYFRKDIGSDLLNL
- a CDS encoding non-canonical purine NTP diphosphatase codes for the protein MKLVFATNNRHKLDEIQNILNTPGINIVSLLDIGFAGEIPETAETLEGNALQKARFIYEKFQTTCFADDTGLEVECLNGAPGVYSARYAGEGCNFDDNIEKLLKEMKDCSNRRACFKTVVSLIMDGREYLFEGKICGNILQERRGVQGFGYDPVFVPDDHEKTFAEMLPEEKNRISHRYRAIAALKEFFMKQKKQV